The nucleotide sequence tcataatatatatatatatatatatatgaaaacttaaaattttgacaAAACGGTTAGTTCACTTCATTTTTTTTGCCTAtataaatttttactttttactccTAATTTTAcctactttatatatatatatatatataatcttgttAATTAGTTTGTTGACCTTGCAATTTTACAAGAAAGTTTACAACTTACTACCTAACTTTTAACTAAAAGATTAAAAGATCGCGAGCATAATTAGCTTTTAactaaaaatgataaaaaaaaaaaaaaaaaaaaaaggaaaaaaaaaataaattttagttaaaactaAATTGGATgcccaagaataaaaaaaaaagatgatatATTTGTAATTATTTAGACCCTGATGTaatatcaatttaaaattaaataaagtaCTGTTAAAATAAAGATAATGATGTGTAAATTTTTATTAGCAATTTTATTCTCACCCTACTCATTGTTAATTTCTAATTAAATCTTAATGAGTATTAAAcaattttatataattattaaagGTTATATCAGTTAATAACATAAAATGCATCATGTCTTAGCAATTAACTAAATTTTAGTCGACTTAATTCAGTAAAAGAAGGGATTGATTTTATGCAATGTTCTGGTGAAtggtataaaatatttctaatattttATAGAAATTTGGAGCCTATTGATAAATGGAGCTttaaattatttacttattaataaaaatatttcttaaaaaatCTTAGAAAGcattttatattaatatttatgaaaagtGATTAAAAATAAGATTAAAAAATGTAATTTTTGAAAGACATTTCGAAGTTAAAAAATTGAATTAATGGAGTAATTTGGCCTTTTTAAAGATTTCCATAAATTAATATATCCCTAAAGTTTGATTTATCTCTGGTTACTTCTAGCAGTTTACTACccataaactttttttaaaataaaaatccattttaactttacttattttttatttttgaattgcAAAGTTGAGATGATAATTATATCCACATTTAGATGCGAGCACAAGTAATATATGGTCACATTGTTATCTATGCAACAGGCACATTGAGtcgacttatagccttatactaaTTGATATGAAATTAAATGGAAATGACATAAGTGTATGATCCTTTATCTCATAGCTTACACTGACATCATAACCATAATATTATTTCATTTGCGAAATATCACAAACATACATCATACTTAGAACTGAAAGGTCACAATTCTAATATGAAAACTACTTATTGTTACATTCagtataaactttattttttcttaaaaaaaaacctaACCATTCACTGTTCTATTCAATCCTATCTTGACCGACACATCAACTTTATCATAAATTTCATCAATCTTTTTAAAGTAAGAGTACCTCCATTTTTTCTTGAATAGTAGAAGGACAAATACACTCCACAATCCAACAAAATATCCAAGTGTCATGCTAAGATAGATTGATAACATTGGCGATAACATTGCATACTCCTCGCTTGTTGCATTGGTGTAGCAACTCTTGTTAACTAAGTCTCCACAAAGATAAGGATTGTCAATATAAATAGATGCATCATCTAATGTTTGTAGTTGATTCCCGGAGGGAATGTTTCCAGAGAGGTTGTTATAAGACAAATTCAAATGGTTTAGAGCATTTAGTAGTGACAAACCTTGAGGAATAGCCCCTGATAAATTATTGAAGGACAAATCCAGAGTTTCCAATGAACTCATTCTGCCGATGCTATCTGGGATTTTGCCTATGAAGTAGTTCCTtgataaattcaaattgtaaagtCCAACTAGATATCCTAGTTCTTCTGGAATCTCATCCGTCAAGTCATTATTTGAAAGGTCTATACTCTTGACAAGATAAAGAATAGATGAAAAGGTAAGTTGATCTCCTTTTGTAACTACAGTAATATTTTCATTAAACATCCAAGGCACCTCTCTGAATTCTATAAGTATTTCTCCAAAAAGATCAAATGATTGTGTTGATGTTGAAATCATTTTGCTAAAATTTCCAAAGGAATGTGGTATTGGCCCAAACAATTTATTATTTGCAAGGTCAATAATTTGTAGATTTCTCAGATATCCAAGTTGTGGATCAATATTGCCATCAAACATATTTGACCGTAATCGAAGAATGCCCAAGTAATGCCAACTTTGACCAATCCATAAAGGTATATTTCCAGAGAATTTGTTATCACTAAGATCAACAACCAATAACTGGGTGCAAGTTTGCAGTGATGATGGGAGATGCCCTTTTAGATTATTGTTATTCAAGTGCAAGAACTTAAGTCCTatcaaatttccaagagaatTTGGAATTTCTCCAAAGAACATATTGTTTCCCAAATTAATATATTCAAGAAGTGAATTATTTTGCCAACATTGAGGGATTTCTCCATCTATTTGATTATTTGATATGTCGAGGCGCTCAAGTTTATAAGAATTGCAGACATTCGATGGTAGTGGTAGTCCCGAAAAGGCATTATTGGATAGATCTAGGAAATTTAGGTTTGGGGGCAAGTGGGGAATTAGACCTTCAAGTCGATTTGAaccaagatttaaaaaatttagtttaGTCAAACTCTCTAGTGATGCTAGTGGCAAAGTACCATTAATTTTGTTGTAGGAGAGATCTAGAAAAGTAAGATTATTAGAAAGGTGGAACTCAGTAATTTCACGCTCTAACGAATTAAAAGAGAGGTCAAGTTCATATAGGTCGACTAGTTTCCAAATCTCAATTGGTACTGGTCCAGGAAGTGAATTATGTGAAAGAGAAATAGCATTTAGAGCTGTCAAATTTCCTAACTCACTCGGTATTGGACCACTTAGTGAACAACTATCAAGCCATAGTGTAGATAAGCTTGATAGATTCATGATCACATCAGGGAAACGATCAGCTGACAGCAAATTCGAAGAAAGATCAAGATCTGTGAGGCCAATTAAGTTGCCAATTTGGGTAGGCAGTGTCCCTCGAATTCCAGAGTTCCCAAGATAAAGAGAGGAGAGGCTGGTGAGATTCCACAACCAGTTAGGAAAAGAAGAGTTGAAGTTATTTCTATTAAGATCGAGAGTTGTGAGAGAAGTGAGGTTGAGAGGGAAATTGAGAGAAAGAGGGAGATTACTAATTTTACAatgatataaatataattgttgtaGGGAAGATAACATGTTGACCGCTGATAACCAATTATGGGAGGCAGCGCTGAGATCGAAAAGGGACATGTCCAGATGAATCAAAGAAGAAAGGCCGGAGAGCCAGTCTAGGCTGTGGACAACGTTAGAAACTGTAGCAGAATAAGGATAACGATAATCATAGAGATCAAGATAACGAAGATTAGTTAAGTTGCCAAGATGAGGGGGAATGGTTCCACCGAAGTTGGACCCAGTAAGATCAAGATACCTGAGTCTGTGAAGAGAACCAACGAGTGGTGGAATTTGGGTGGCCTCAAAGTCATTGAAACTGAGATTTAAGCTTTGCAAGTGAGATAAAGACAATAATGAAGGATGCAGCAGCTCACCCCTCAGACTGTACTCCTTCCAATTGGATTGGTCGACATTCGGATTTCCAAGGTTGAGCTCTGCCACTAGTACGCTGCCCGTTCTGTTGTGGCAGACGACGCCAGTCCAAGCGCAGCAGTCGTCTCCTTGGGCACGCCAGGAAGACAAGCGGGCGGAAGGATCTTTGATGGCGGCTTTGAAAAGCAAGAGAGCATCCCTCTCCCTCTGCAAGCATCCCTCGCTGCTCACTCTCGCCTTTACTCCAGCGACCTCCATAAGAAAGAAGGCGAGGCTGATGAGCAAGACAAGACGAAGATAGTAGCTGCAGCGGTGGGGGTGGTGCAGTGGCCTTGGGTCGGGGAAACGCCGGAGTGTGCTTCTCCAGGTCGTCGCCATAATCTAATTAGGTGTATTGTTATTCTGCAGCTACACTGCCAATGTCTACTGAATTGAAAAGAGGGTTTGTGAAAATTGCCATTTATCAATGAGCAAGAGCAAGTGGTCAATCTTAAATCATTCTTTTTCAGTGGAAATTGCCATGCAAGTGGCCGATAAACCGATCGTTTTCTTTTGTGGAAATTAGAGTCATGCCAACAACATTGACGAGCAGACCAAGTCAATGATGAATTATGCAGTTAAGTCGGAGATCAAACTTACACTTTTATTCACTTACAATTCTAAATTTTACATAAGTTAATAAGTTTATTTATAATTGGCTCATAAACATTAAAGAATCAAGCTTACTGCTATTAAAGTTtacttattttatatatttttttattattattggaCTAATATaaatatactttttaaaattaaatatcaaatGTATTCATGAACCGAGTCTTACCCACTAATCATCTACTTGCATAGTTTGTCAAATCTCATTAATGGACCAAAATGACCAaagcaaaaaatatatatattttataaaaaattaaatgtgAAATATAATTTATCAAATTTGAGAAGCCGAATTGAGAATAATGAAGGCAAAATATATAACTTTCTGCCTAACAAACTCAGTACATATatagacaaaaaaaataaaaaaggaaattaatttgtAGAGAATTTTAATAATctacatttaaaaaaatttaaaaattgatcaACAAATTAGCTGATAAAATATAAAATTGTAAATATTTAGATTCATGTAATTAGAACGATTAGAACATTAAtagttatttgacatatatatttcaaaattgaaaaagaatCACATTAATAGTTATTATGGTAGCAACTAGGGTAGTAAACAAACTAAGTTGAACCGAAGTTTAGGGTATTAAAGCTTGTTTAATAAGATtgagtttaaaatgaaccaaacctttaaaatgattgttcgagtttgatttagtttattttttataagcttgaaCTTGTTTGAAGTTTGAcatgagcttggtttgtttaaatgttattgatccggcggtaagaatgcagggcccaccttctgaagggtcccaacctaaggacggatggagggttggccaagcgggtaatggtccgagcgaagctagagataacccatccatgggcttgggtttccgacgccaaggcaggaagatcagagagccgagcggaagtccgctctgctgggaccgaagggccgatcgggtggtccattcggccaggataggggcgagggtacAAGGGTGGTCGAGCGACCTATGCGCtcagctcgggatatgggatatcaacagaaggatgattaggccgtacacaagatcgcacgatggaggatcttgccgtcacatcatggacaggttgatacagtagcagtatggtctcatggacgtctgcctgacagatccatatttgggcatggcccttctgacagacccatacctgggcatggtcaaaggcaggtggttgcttcgaCTGGCGCGCCCAgacttcttcgagaggtctatataaggcctccatttcttcaccggaggtaaaggggaaaaaatcttcatcttgaggccacctattcgttattcctcgcctgacttgagcgtcggagggccgtcgccaggacacccctcccggctcggttttgctgcaggttcgccggagcgctcgaggatccagcagggagcgccacgtgcccagtgtccgttgactcctggtttggacaggatcaaattggcgccgtctgtgggaacgcacctgcatccgaacaagaacgatggacgaggctggacgacaacacacggtggcgctttcgacggaagaactcgaagctctagtcgagataagggccgccaaacttgtggaacaaaaacagaaagcagcggccgaacggccggagcaacaagcaacatctgcgtcgggcggccgagcggaagcacctccagccaccgtcgcattccaccgggccttatttcgcacccctgaagccgcgccagctcggagagatagaggctcttcttcagacgaaatgccaaggcgggatgacagaaaagggaaagctccccgggcggactcatctcccgagcggatcaatcgccaattctcggaggctattctacgagaccctctacccaagcactacgtgcctccgacgatcggcgagtacaacggaacaacggacccggatgatcatctaggtaagtttgataacacagctacactccatcaatatacagatggagtaaagtgccgcgttttccttacaactctctcgggatcggctcaacggtggtttcggaggctgccggac is from Zingiber officinale cultivar Zhangliang chromosome 7B, Zo_v1.1, whole genome shotgun sequence and encodes:
- the LOC122004724 gene encoding receptor-like protein EIX2; translation: MATTWRSTLRRFPDPRPLHHPHRCSYYLRLVLLISLAFFLMEVAGVKARVSSEGCLQRERDALLLFKAAIKDPSARLSSWRAQGDDCCAWTGVVCHNRTGSVLVAELNLGNPNVDQSNWKEYSLRGELLHPSLLSLSHLQSLNLSFNDFEATQIPPLVGSLHRLRYLDLTGSNFGGTIPPHLGNLTNLRYLDLYDYRYPYSATVSNVVHSLDWLSGLSSLIHLDMSLFDLSAASHNWLSAVNMLSSLQQLYLYHCKISNLPLSLNFPLNLTSLTTLDLNRNNFNSSFPNWLWNLTSLSSLYLGNSGIRGTLPTQIGNLIGLTDLDLSSNLLSADRFPDVIMNLSSLSTLWLDSCSLSGPIPSELGNLTALNAISLSHNSLPGPVPIEIWKLVDLYELDLSFNSLEREITEFHLSNNLTFLDLSYNKINGTLPLASLESLTKLNFLNLGSNRLEGLIPHLPPNLNFLDLSNNAFSGLPLPSNVCNSYKLERLDISNNQIDGEIPQCWQNNSLLEYINLGNNMFFGEIPNSLGNLIGLKFLHLNNNNLKGHLPSSLQTCTQLLVVDLSDNKFSGNIPLWIGQSWHYLGILRLRSNMFDGNIDPQLGYLRNLQIIDLANNKLFGPIPHSFGNFSKMISTSTQSFDLFGEILIEFREVPWMFNENITVVTKGDQLTFSSILYLVKSIDLSNNDLTDEIPEELGYLVGLYNLNLSRNYFIGKIPDSIGRMSSLETLDLSFNNLSGAIPQGLSLLNALNHLNLSYNNLSGNIPSGNQLQTLDDASIYIDNPYLCGDLVNKSCYTNATSEEYAMLSPMLSIYLSMTLGYFVGLWSVFVLLLFKKKWRYSYFKKIDEIYDKVDVSVKIGLNRTVNG